A genomic window from Flavobacterium phycosphaerae includes:
- the ftsH gene encoding ATP-dependent zinc metalloprotease FtsH yields the protein MADEKKSNNFKYSPWWIYAGLIAIFFALNYFGGSSFQDAAKITSSKFNEYLEKGQIEKVVIYNKTEGEAYLTKAALKDKAHSKVAKDMLGNPSKGPHYSFDIGNDEVFQNKIEKAKLDGKLKDYDFKPKSNWSELLISLLPIVVIIGLWVLIMRRMSGGGAGGGGGQIFNIGKSRAKLFDEKTDVKITFKDVAGLEGAKEEVQEIVEFLRNPDKYTNLGGKIPKGALLVGPPGTGKTLLAKAVAGEAKVPFFSLSGSDFVEMFVGVGASRVRDLFKQAKDKSPAIIFIDEIDAVGRARGKNNFSGSNDERENTLNQLLTEMDGFGTNTHVIVLAATNRADVLDKALMRAGRFDRQIYVDLPDIRERKEIFEVHLQPLKKVADLDVDFLAKQTPGFSGADIANVCNEAALIAARNNKTAVDKQDFLDAVDRIVGGLEKKNKIVTTEEKRAIAVHEAGHATVSWMLEHAAPLVKVTIVPRGQSLGAAWYLPEERLIVRPEQMLDEMCATMGGRAAEKVMFNKISTGALSDLEKVTKQARAMVTIYGLNDKLGNVTYYDSSGQSEYNFSKPYSEETALTIDKEISNLIETEYQRAIKILEDNKDKLEQLANILIEKEVIFKDDLETIFGKRPFNISAEETDIV from the coding sequence ATGGCTGACGAAAAAAAATCTAATAATTTTAAATATAGTCCGTGGTGGATTTATGCCGGTTTAATCGCCATATTTTTCGCCCTTAATTATTTTGGAGGTTCCAGTTTTCAGGATGCAGCCAAAATAACATCCTCTAAGTTCAACGAGTACCTTGAAAAAGGACAAATTGAAAAAGTGGTAATCTACAACAAAACCGAAGGAGAAGCTTATTTAACCAAAGCGGCTCTTAAAGATAAAGCGCACAGCAAAGTGGCCAAAGATATGTTAGGCAATCCTAGCAAAGGACCTCATTATTCTTTTGATATTGGTAACGATGAAGTTTTTCAGAACAAAATTGAAAAAGCTAAACTTGACGGCAAGCTTAAAGATTACGATTTCAAACCTAAAAGTAATTGGTCTGAACTATTAATCAGTTTATTGCCAATCGTTGTTATTATCGGACTATGGGTACTCATCATGCGACGCATGTCGGGCGGTGGTGCCGGAGGTGGCGGTGGCCAAATCTTCAATATCGGTAAATCAAGAGCGAAACTATTTGACGAAAAAACCGATGTAAAAATTACGTTCAAAGATGTAGCCGGATTAGAAGGTGCCAAAGAAGAAGTACAGGAAATCGTTGAGTTTTTAAGAAACCCAGATAAATATACTAATCTAGGAGGAAAAATTCCGAAAGGAGCTTTACTGGTAGGTCCTCCGGGAACCGGAAAAACGTTATTAGCCAAAGCCGTAGCCGGTGAAGCTAAAGTACCGTTCTTCTCGTTGTCAGGTTCTGACTTTGTCGAAATGTTCGTTGGTGTTGGAGCTTCTCGTGTTAGAGATTTATTCAAACAAGCCAAAGACAAATCACCTGCTATTATTTTCATTGATGAGATTGATGCTGTGGGTCGTGCCCGTGGCAAAAACAATTTCTCAGGATCAAATGACGAACGCGAAAACACTCTAAATCAGTTATTGACTGAGATGGATGGTTTCGGTACCAATACACACGTAATTGTATTAGCCGCTACCAACAGAGCCGATGTATTAGACAAAGCTTTAATGCGTGCCGGACGTTTTGACCGTCAGATATATGTTGATTTACCGGACATCCGTGAGCGTAAAGAAATATTTGAAGTGCATTTACAACCTTTGAAAAAAGTAGCTGATTTGGATGTTGACTTCTTAGCCAAACAAACTCCGGGATTCTCGGGGGCTGATATTGCTAACGTATGTAATGAAGCTGCGTTGATTGCTGCTCGTAACAACAAAACGGCAGTTGACAAACAGGATTTCCTAGATGCAGTAGACCGAATCGTTGGTGGATTAGAAAAGAAAAATAAAATCGTTACCACTGAAGAAAAACGAGCTATTGCCGTTCACGAAGCCGGTCATGCTACTGTGAGTTGGATGTTAGAACACGCAGCCCCATTAGTAAAAGTAACTATTGTTCCTCGTGGACAAAGTTTAGGTGCCGCTTGGTATTTGCCTGAAGAACGTTTGATTGTTCGTCCGGAACAAATGCTCGATGAAATGTGTGCTACCATGGGCGGACGTGCTGCCGAAAAAGTAATGTTCAATAAAATTTCGACAGGAGCCTTGAGCGATTTGGAAAAAGTAACCAAACAAGCGCGTGCCATGGTCACTATTTACGGTTTAAATGATAAACTCGGAAACGTAACCTATTACGATTCATCAGGCCAAAGCGAATACAATTTCTCGAAACCTTACTCAGAAGAAACGGCTTTAACCATTGATAAAGAGATTTCGAATTTAATCGAAACCGAATACCAAAGAGCCATTAAAATACTGGAAGACAACAAAGATAAACTAGAACAATTGGCCAATATTTTAATTGAAAAAGAAGTCATCTTTAAAGATGATTTAGAAACCATTTTTGGTAAAAGACCTTTCAATATTTCGGCGGAAGAAACTGATATAGTATAG
- the rsfS gene encoding ribosome silencing factor, with the protein MAKKAVQTDVLLASIIKGIEEVKGNDIDILDLRDIDTAVCDYFIICNGSSNTQVNAIVNSIQKLVSKELKDKPWHVEGTDNGEWVLMDYVNIVVHVFQKQIREFYNIEGLWGDAKITTIQTNY; encoded by the coding sequence ATGGCGAAAAAAGCAGTTCAGACAGATGTCCTCTTAGCGAGCATCATCAAAGGCATAGAAGAAGTAAAAGGAAATGATATTGATATCCTAGATTTGAGAGACATTGACACCGCAGTTTGTGATTATTTTATCATCTGCAATGGTAGCTCAAACACCCAAGTTAACGCCATCGTTAACTCCATCCAAAAACTGGTTTCTAAAGAATTAAAAGACAAACCTTGGCACGTTGAAGGTACTGACAATGGCGAATGGGTTTTAATGGATTATGTGAACATCGTAGTACATGTTTTCCAGAAACAAATTCGTGAATTCTATAACATTGAAGGGCTTTGGGGCGATGCTAAAATCACAACCATACAAACCAATTACTAA
- a CDS encoding biotin--[acetyl-CoA-carboxylase] ligase, which yields MPIIKLDAIDSTNDYLKQLTKENELENYTIVIAREQTKGRGQMGAQWFSEPGKNLTMSVLAKGIRLDGERLFDFNVAVILGVMNVLSVLKIPDLKIKWPNDIMAGTKKMGGILIENTLKFDGSFTSVVGLGLNLNQTNFKDLPQATSLACITGEEYNPEEMALLFGKSIETYVMTMEQNSTTLWETYHEMLFKRDYPSPFEDTTGNRFMGIIKEVTRDGKLAVLLEDDSIMHYEVKEIKMLF from the coding sequence ATGCCTATCATCAAACTCGATGCCATAGATTCAACAAATGATTATCTTAAGCAATTGACTAAAGAAAATGAGCTTGAAAATTACACTATTGTCATAGCCCGAGAACAAACTAAAGGCCGAGGACAAATGGGAGCGCAATGGTTTAGCGAACCGGGTAAAAACTTAACAATGAGTGTTTTGGCTAAAGGTATCAGACTTGATGGCGAACGCCTTTTCGACTTTAATGTGGCTGTAATACTTGGTGTAATGAACGTTTTGAGTGTACTGAAAATCCCTGACTTAAAAATAAAATGGCCCAACGACATTATGGCAGGCACAAAGAAAATGGGTGGCATATTGATTGAAAATACTTTAAAGTTTGATGGTAGTTTTACTTCAGTAGTTGGTTTAGGACTCAATTTGAATCAAACCAATTTTAAAGACTTGCCTCAAGCGACTTCTTTGGCTTGTATAACTGGAGAAGAGTATAATCCAGAAGAAATGGCTCTTTTGTTTGGAAAAAGTATCGAAACTTATGTTATGACTATGGAGCAAAATTCGACAACCCTCTGGGAAACGTATCATGAAATGTTATTTAAACGAGATTATCCATCGCCTTTTGAAGACACAACCGGAAATCGGTTTATGGGAATTATTAAAGAGGTAACTCGAGACGGTAAGTTGGCCGTTCTGTTGGAGGATGATAGCATAATGCATTACGAAGTCAAAGAAATTAAAATGTTGTTTTAA
- a CDS encoding DUF1572 domain-containing protein — MTVTAQLSKNLRDVHFGGNWTCSNLKEQLADVTWQEATKQVYSCNSIATLTFHVNYFVCAAMKVLQGGPLDAHDKFSFDHPPILCQKDWETFLEKIWNNAEIFAQLIKQLDDSNLSEHFTDEKYGSYYRNISGIIEHMHYHLGQIAILKKIIRLAN, encoded by the coding sequence ATGACAGTAACAGCACAATTGTCCAAAAACCTAAGAGATGTTCACTTTGGTGGCAACTGGACTTGTTCAAACCTAAAAGAACAGCTGGCTGATGTAACTTGGCAGGAAGCGACCAAACAAGTATATTCGTGCAACAGTATAGCAACACTAACCTTTCATGTGAATTATTTTGTTTGTGCTGCTATGAAAGTACTGCAAGGAGGGCCACTTGATGCCCATGATAAATTCAGTTTTGATCACCCACCTATTCTTTGTCAAAAAGATTGGGAAACATTTTTAGAAAAAATTTGGAATAATGCCGAAATTTTTGCCCAATTGATAAAACAATTGGACGATAGTAATCTTTCGGAGCATTTTACAGATGAAAAATATGGCAGTTATTACCGAAATATTAGCGGTATAATTGAACACATGCATTACCACTTGGGACAAATTGCAATACTTAAAAAAATAATACGATTAGCAAATTGA
- a CDS encoding response regulator: MIRLAIAEDHQALIDGMKLFLKEQPDIEIIGEANDGEALIELVRTKQPSIVVTDIRMPKCDGISATKIIKEEFPAIKVIAFSMFDQVEAVEQMKLAGASGYIMKNSSLQKVLEAIRTVDKIGKYFDDAILTVDDFTKEVVILSAREKDILRLIGEGHSSQEIADILSIGKATVDTHRKNIIKKINIHGKTDLIRFAIERKYDF, from the coding sequence ATGATAAGATTAGCAATTGCAGAAGATCACCAAGCACTGATTGACGGAATGAAATTGTTCCTTAAGGAACAACCCGACATTGAAATTATCGGGGAAGCTAATGATGGTGAAGCTCTTATTGAGCTGGTTAGAACAAAACAACCCAGTATAGTTGTTACGGACATTCGAATGCCAAAATGCGATGGTATTTCTGCTACCAAAATCATCAAAGAAGAATTCCCTGCCATCAAAGTAATCGCATTCAGCATGTTTGATCAAGTAGAAGCTGTCGAACAAATGAAGCTAGCTGGTGCCTCGGGGTATATCATGAAAAATTCTTCTCTTCAAAAAGTATTGGAAGCTATAAGAACAGTGGACAAAATCGGTAAATATTTTGATGACGCCATCTTAACGGTTGATGATTTTACCAAAGAAGTAGTGATTCTTAGCGCAAGAGAAAAAGATATCCTGCGTCTCATTGGCGAAGGACATTCCTCTCAAGAAATTGCCGATATTCTTTCTATTGGAAAAGCTACTGTAGACACCCATCGCAAAAACATCATAAAAAAAATAAATATTCACGGTAAAACTGATTTGATTCGGTTTGCCATAGAACGAAAGTATGATTTTTAG
- a CDS encoding sensor histidine kinase — MEQAGVFYNKKEYKKAIQLLKEADKVPITIYVKNIKSRIHMYLSNNYSEIGDFEKAYNELMDYLETNNQDVFEKQNQQITDLQTRYETKEKELENLNLKVKDKNNRLLIFMFLALFVIVSFIGFFRIKILSKKKQIAEQERLIESQKLENVLQQQELKEIDKLLEGQEKERIKIANELHDNLGSLMATLKLNFQNLKLRADSNEESNQLFDKTDDLLEEAYQKVRGIAHAKNAGVIANEGLLPAILNIAKKASVTGKLNVQVIPFGLDERLENTIEVTIFRMIQEILTNAIKHAKATEITIHLTQHQDSLNIIVEDNGKGFNAKSIEKNEGMGLPNIEKKVEHMGGTFTIDSAVGRGSSIIIDIPL, encoded by the coding sequence ATGGAACAAGCAGGCGTTTTTTACAATAAGAAAGAATACAAAAAAGCCATTCAATTGCTAAAGGAAGCAGACAAAGTACCAATAACTATTTATGTTAAAAACATAAAAAGTCGCATCCACATGTATCTTTCTAATAACTATTCAGAAATTGGCGACTTTGAAAAAGCTTATAATGAATTAATGGATTATCTTGAAACAAACAACCAAGATGTATTTGAAAAGCAAAATCAGCAAATTACTGACCTCCAAACACGATATGAAACCAAAGAAAAAGAACTCGAAAATCTTAATCTGAAAGTAAAAGACAAAAATAACCGCTTACTCATTTTCATGTTTTTAGCACTCTTTGTCATAGTATCATTTATAGGTTTCTTCAGAATAAAAATCCTAAGCAAAAAGAAACAAATAGCCGAACAAGAAAGACTAATTGAATCTCAAAAACTGGAAAATGTTCTTCAACAACAAGAACTCAAAGAAATTGACAAATTACTGGAAGGACAAGAAAAAGAGCGCATTAAAATTGCCAATGAACTGCATGACAATTTGGGTAGTTTAATGGCTACTCTGAAACTCAATTTTCAAAATTTAAAACTTAGAGCTGATTCCAATGAAGAATCCAATCAGCTTTTTGATAAAACTGATGACTTACTTGAGGAAGCCTATCAAAAAGTAAGAGGGATAGCTCATGCCAAAAATGCCGGAGTAATTGCCAATGAAGGCCTATTACCCGCTATTTTAAACATTGCCAAAAAAGCCTCTGTTACAGGGAAATTAAACGTACAGGTTATTCCATTCGGATTGGATGAACGGCTAGAAAACACCATTGAAGTTACAATTTTCAGAATGATTCAGGAAATCCTGACCAATGCCATAAAACATGCTAAAGCCACTGAAATAACCATACATTTAACCCAACATCAGGACAGTTTAAATATTATTGTCGAAGATAACGGTAAAGGATTTAATGCGAAAAGCATAGAAAAAAATGAGGGTATGGGATTACCTAATATAGAAAAGAAAGTAGAGCACATGGGCGGCACCTTTACTATTGACAGTGCAGTAGGAAGAGGCTCCTCTATAATAATTGACATACCGTTATGA
- a CDS encoding PaRep2b protein has protein sequence MGKAYGNENINDSSYASFLKSEKIYISIDSIPSAMEAKLEVAYGLSVEKTKYAASKRYYTEYLKYTYDTKNPRLITKGDYEMANFLMDMEPILSRQYYFKALKQNKITRDEKMYGTIVSGLAVLYNQRLNQRDSALYYYEKH, from the coding sequence ATGGGAAAAGCTTATGGCAATGAAAACATTAATGATTCAAGTTATGCTTCTTTTTTAAAAAGCGAAAAAATATACATATCTATAGACAGTATCCCCAGTGCCATGGAAGCTAAATTGGAAGTGGCCTATGGATTAAGTGTAGAAAAAACAAAATATGCAGCCTCTAAAAGATATTACACAGAATACCTGAAGTACACCTATGACACTAAAAATCCTAGGTTAATTACAAAAGGAGACTATGAAATGGCAAACTTTCTTATGGACATGGAGCCTATACTGAGTAGACAGTATTATTTCAAAGCACTAAAGCAAAACAAAATTACCAGAGATGAAAAAATGTATGGCACTATTGTCTCAGGTTTAGCTGTACTTTACAACCAAAGACTAAACCAAAGAGATTCAGCACTTTATTATTATGAAAAGCATTAG
- a CDS encoding M73 family metallopeptidase, with protein MKKIVALLFLVFGTTTSFSQENENPENTGVNFSLEGALAMFKKANSLKNFERIINDKKNNVNNLDLNDDGEIDYINVDDIKNGDSHILVLSTYLSETEKQDIATISIEKTGEAQAVLQIEGDNNLYAENTIIEPTEEKETLKELKDGGPNAPVVEIQSLVVNVWFWPCVSYIYAPQYVIWKSPYRWSFRPNWWRPWHPYAYKIFYVRCAPHRLWYRPGASRRVVAARNSYTAVRHTSTLVVRNRKNTTIVHEKIRGASVKTVPVKRIKIKSPAVKRGSIKGIQRGGGRR; from the coding sequence ATGAAAAAAATTGTTGCCTTACTATTCCTTGTTTTTGGAACAACAACCAGTTTCAGTCAGGAGAATGAAAATCCTGAAAACACCGGAGTTAATTTTAGTTTAGAAGGAGCTTTGGCTATGTTTAAAAAAGCCAATTCGCTTAAAAACTTTGAACGCATCATTAATGACAAAAAGAACAATGTCAATAATCTTGACCTTAACGATGATGGAGAAATTGATTATATCAATGTAGATGACATTAAAAACGGAGATAGTCATATTCTTGTTTTAAGCACGTATCTTTCTGAAACCGAAAAGCAAGATATTGCTACGATTTCTATAGAAAAAACAGGCGAAGCACAGGCGGTTCTTCAAATTGAAGGAGACAATAACTTGTATGCCGAAAATACGATTATTGAACCTACTGAAGAAAAAGAAACGCTCAAAGAGTTAAAAGATGGCGGGCCAAATGCACCCGTTGTTGAAATTCAATCTCTAGTGGTTAATGTGTGGTTTTGGCCATGTGTAAGTTATATTTATGCCCCTCAATATGTAATTTGGAAGTCGCCATACCGTTGGAGTTTTCGTCCAAATTGGTGGAGACCTTGGCATCCTTATGCCTATAAAATTTTCTATGTTCGTTGCGCTCCTCATCGACTGTGGTACCGTCCGGGAGCCAGTCGCAGAGTGGTTGCTGCCAGAAACTCTTATACAGCAGTAAGACACACTTCAACTTTAGTAGTTCGCAATCGAAAAAATACCACTATTGTCCATGAAAAAATACGTGGAGCGAGTGTTAAAACCGTTCCTGTAAAAAGAATCAAAATAAAAAGTCCCGCTGTAAAAAGAGGTTCAATTAAAGGTATTCAAAGAGGAGGAGGCAGAAGATAG